A portion of the Magnolia sinica isolate HGM2019 chromosome 17, MsV1, whole genome shotgun sequence genome contains these proteins:
- the LOC131231616 gene encoding DNA (cytosine-5)-methyltransferase 1A-like, translating to MILVFLSFANYFRPKFFLLENVRNFVSFNEGQTFRLMLSSLLEMGYQVRFGILEAGAFGVSQSRKRAFIWAASPEERLPEWPEPMHVFACPELKITLPRDVQYAFPF from the exons atgatcttagtatttttgtCATTTGCCAATTACTTCCGGCCAAAGTTTTTTCTTTTAGAAAATGTGAggaattttgtttcttttaacgAAGGGCAGACATTCCGATTAATGCTTTCTTCACTTCTTGAAATGGGTTATCAG GTGAGATTTGGTATTCTAGAGGCTGGAGCCTTTGGTGTTTCTCAGTCTAGGAAACGAGCATTCATATGGGCAGCTTCTCCAGAAGAGAGACTCCCAGAGTGGCCAGAGCCAATGCACGTCTTTGCATGCCCAGAACTGAAAATCACATTACCAAGGGATGTACAGTATGCATTTCCATTTTGA